One segment of Purpureocillium takamizusanense chromosome 7, complete sequence DNA contains the following:
- a CDS encoding uncharacterized protein (COG:S~EggNog:ENOG503NY0E) has product MAGYDRPVSFSQRRGSVLSEDLALDTANAPMNARLEKLPRQQRQIRGPPTPSMPTPAADFDQQLTGSPPPPPTPAASPGPAHCQPDWSDAADDEDFFLSKLRQHFKNCSGPQRTRILADMLNLCTSQQLSFVHQFVSPLLKKDPFTSLPDELCLRILSFIDDPKVLARASQVSKRWRDLLSDDMTWKNLCVKHDYGRRLSEVNARSPVMPMRSTTHAFGNPDTEMSTSSSFPGPYPSSGHPAGSRSFDGTVARPKLRSYKSHFKQRYLVEAAWRSGGTSVHRNITQEGGVVTSLHLTPKYIIVALDNAKIHVFDTKGDSQRILQGHVMGVWAMVPWEDTMVSGGCDRDVRVWDLKTGACLHTLRGHTSTVRCLKMADANTAISGSRDTTLRIWDIRTGLCRNVLVGHQSSVRCLEIKGDIVVSGSYDTFARVWSISEGRCLQTLQGHFSQIYAIAFDGKRVVTGSLDTNVRVWDPTTGECLAILQGHTSLVGQLQMRGDTLVTGGSDGSVRVWSLEKMCPIHRLAAHDNSVTSLQFDDTRVVSGGSDGRVKIWDLKTGHLVRELIAQGEAVWRVAFEDEKCVALALRHSRTVMEVWSFSPPEEMLYDRPLSLQQRVLEDNPTRPLSAMALDYRAGEPDVAESGRASLAQDIDMQDAGPSTAPLQGGNKTFFHDD; this is encoded by the exons ATGGCTGGCTACGACCGCCCTGTGAGCTTTTCTCAACGGAGAGGAAGCGTCTTGAGCGAGGACTTGGCCCTGGATACCGCCAACGCACCCATGAACGCGAGGCTCGAGAAGCTGCctcggcagcaacggcagaTACGAGGGCCGCCAACCCCCAGCATGCCCACGCCGGCTGCCGACTTCGACCAGCAGCTCACCGggtcgccaccgccgcccccgacacccgccgcctccccagGCCCAGCTCACTGCCAGCCGGATTGGAGCGACGCCGCAGATGATGAGGATTTCTTTCTCTCCAAGCTGCGGCAGCATTTTAAGAATTGCTCTGGGCCGCAACGCACGAGGATTTTGGCCGACATGCTCAACCTCTGCACCAGCCAACAACTGAGTTTTGTGCATCAATTTGTCAGCCCCTTGCTGAAGAAGGACCCCTTCACCAGCTTGCCGGACGAGCTTTGCCTGAGG ATACTGTCATTCATTGATGATCCAAAAGTTCTCGCCCGAGCATCGCAGGTCTCCAAACGATGGCGGGACCTACTGAGCGACGACATGACCTGGAAAAACCTCTGCGTAAAGCACGACTATGGCAGGCGGCTATCAGAAGTCAACGCCCGATCTCCAGTTATGCCCATGCGATCGACCACTCACGCTTTCGGCAACCCGGACACGGAGATGTCtacgagcagcagcttcccGGGCCCATATCCCTCGTCTGGCCATCCAGCGGGCTCGCGCAGCTTTGACGGCACTGTCGCACGGCCCAAGCTACGCTCATACAAATCACACTTCAAGCAGCGCTACTTGGTCGAAGCGGCGTGGAGGTCTGGTGGAACAAGCGTGCATCGGAACATTACTcaagaaggcggcgtcgtgaCTAGCTTGCATCTGACGCCTAAGTACATTATCGTGGCCCTGGATAACGCCAAGATCCACGTTTTCGACACCAAGGGCGACTCACAGCGCATACTACAGGGGCATGTCATGGGTGTCTGGGCCATGGTCCCATGGGAAGACACCATggtcagcggcggctgcgaccgCGACGTCCGCGTGTGGGATCTCAAGACTGG GGCTTGCTTGCATACTTTACGGGGACACACGTCGACGGTTCGCTGCCTCAAGATGGCGGACGCCAACACGGCCATCTCTGGCTCTAGAGATACAACCCTCCGCATCTGGGACATCCGCACTGGTCTCTGCAGGAATGTGCTTGTCGGGCACCAGTCTAGCGTCCGATGCTTGGAGATCAAGGGTGACATTGTCGTTTCAGGAAGCTACGACACTTTTGCCCGGGTGTGGAGCATCTCCGAGGGTCGCTGTCTGCAGACGCTGCAGGGCCACTTCAGCCAAATATACGCCATTGCTTTCGATGGCAAGAGGGTAGTGACTGGCAGCCTGGATACTAATGTGAGAGTCTGGGACCCAACCACGGG GGAGTGCCTCGCCATCCTACAAGGTCATACGTCTTTGGTGGGCCAGCTGCAAATGCGTGGCGACACCTTGGTGACTGGAGGATCGGACGGATCCGTACGAGTCTGGTCACTGGAGAAGATGTGCCCAATCCACCGTCTTGCAGCGCATGACAACAGCGTCACTAGTCTGCAGTTTGACGATACTCGAGTCGTTAGCGGTGGCAGTGATGGACGTGTCAAGATTTGGGATCTCAAGACCGGGCACCTCGTTCGGGAGCTCATTGCTCAGGGCGAGGCAGTTTGGCGAGTGGCCTTTGAGGACGAAAAGTGCGTGGCGTTGGCGCTGAGACACAGCAGGACCGTGATGGAG GTATGGTCATTCTCTCCGCCAGAGGAGATGCTCTACGACCGACCACTCTCGCTTCAACAGCGCGTCCTGGAGGACAATCCGACACGGCCATTgagcgccatggccctgGACTACCGCGCAGGCGAGCCGGACGTCGCCGAATCAGGCCGGGCGTCTTTGGCACAGGATATCGACATGCAGGATGCAGGCCCGTCAACAGCACCGCTACAAGGCGGGAACAAGACATTCTTTCACGACGATtag
- the PDA1 gene encoding Pyruvate dehydrogenase (acetyl-transferring) (COG:C~EggNog:ENOG503NUI6~BUSCO:EOG09262Q8D) produces the protein MFSRALRVPRALPLRASARAAPIALAVRSVTTDAASSSLSNSVPQSEDEPFQVTLSDESFETYELDPPPYTIEVTKKELKQMYYDMVSIRQMEMAADRLYKEKKIRGFCHLSTGQEAVAVGIEHAITKQDDVITAYRCHGFALMRGGTVRSIIGELLGRREGIAYGKGGSMHMFAKGFYGGNGIVGAQVPVGAGLAFAHKYNENKNASIILYGDGASNQGQVFEAFNMAKLWGLPALFGCENNKYGMGTSAARSSALTDYYKRGQYIPGLKVNGMDVLAVKAAVKYGKEWTASDKGPMVLEYVTYRYGGHSMSDPGTTYRTREEIQRMRSTNDPIAGLKQKILDWEIASEEELKKIDKEARNHVNVEVAAAEAMAVPEPKPEILFEDIYVRGSEPQYIRGRTPDENHYFAQ, from the exons ATGTTCTCCCGAGCTCTCAGAGTCCCCAGGGCGCTGCCTCtgcgcgccagcgcccgggCTGCGCCGATTGCGCTGGCGGTTCGATCCGTCACCACGGAtgccgcctcgtcttcgttgAGCAACTCCGTTCCTCAG TCCGAGGATGAGCCATTCCAGGTTACCCTGAGCGACGAGAGTTTCGAGACATACGAGCTGGACCCTCCGCCTTATACCATCGAGGTGACAAAGAAGGAGCTCAAGCAGATGTACTACGACATGGTATCTATCAG GcagatggagatggcggccGACCGTCTGtacaaggagaagaagattCGAGGTTTCTGTCACCTTTCCACCGGCCaggaggccgtcgccgtcggtaTCGAGCATGCCATCACTAAGCAGGACGATGTGATTACCGCCTACAGGTGCCACGGTTTCGCCCTGatgcgcggcggcacggtCCGATCCATCAtcggcgagctccttggccgccgcgagggtATCGCCTACGGCAAGGGTGGATCCATGCACATGTTCGCCAAGGGGTTCTATGGCGGTAATGGCATTGTTGGCGCCCAGGTCcctgtcggcgccggcctggctTTTGCCCACAAGTACAACGAGAACAAGAACGCCTCCATCATCCTCTACGGCGATGGTGCCAGCAACCAGGGACAGGTCTTCGAGGCCTTCAACATGGCTAAGCTGTGGGGTCTCCCTGCTCTGTTCGGCTGCGAGA ACAACAAATACGGTATGGGtacctccgccgcccggtcTTCGGCCTTGACCGACTACTACAAGCGCGGCCAGTACATCCCCGGTCTCAAGGTTAACGGCATGGACGTCttggccgtcaaggccgccgtcaagtATGGTAAGGAGTGGACCGCGAGCGATAAGGGGCCGATGGTGCTCGAGTACGTCACCTACCGATATGGTGGCCACTCCATGTCCGACCCTGGCACCACCTACCGTACCCGTGAGGAGATTCAGCGCATGCGCTCGACCAACGACCCTATTGCCGGACTGAAGCAGAAGATCCTGGACTGGGAGATtgcgagcgaggaggagctcaagaagatCGACAAGGAGGCCCGGAACCACGTCAACGTGgaggttgctgctgctgaggccATGGCTGTCCCCGAGCCGAAGCCGGAGATTCTTTTTGAGGACATTTATGTCCGTGGCAGCGAGCCTCAGTACATCCGCGGCCGCACTCCCGACGAGAACCACTACTTTGCCCAGTAG